From a single Fulvivirga ulvae genomic region:
- a CDS encoding sodium:solute symporter family protein, producing the protein MTYIIVTIAYLVFLTGIIIYKSRSVKTQDDFVVAGRGVPVYLLVGTLVCTWIGSGSLFGTAGLTFRSGFSELWFSMGAWIGIIIIYFIAARIRAISKYTLTDLLETRYNKAARLLGTITIIVAYLVIAGYQFKGGGRFINILTEGAIGPETGTMITCVLIISFTALAGMVSIVSIDIFNGVIMVLAVIVAVPLAISSHGGWGEVVNTIEQTRPEYLSLTEGHDFTWALGVILPTLMLLLSESSIYQKFSSAKDAKSAKKAVIGMLSGVVIIELLMCTLAVVGFAIYAHDPRFFLSDGSVNRAMSEEIILRIGYEQLPAYAGSLIFAAGVAIILSTGNTFLMVSSTNVTRDLLQPIFGKAVEEKFLLVQRIAIVVLGILAFVLVSQFETILEMAFISYTMIGASIAPVLMASFFWKRVTPAGGVASILGGMIIPVINKALESLDMSFWIFPMDTDYIAIPALATSLILLVGVSLLTKPSPESKWKPFFS; encoded by the coding sequence ATGACATACATAATTGTAACTATTGCCTACCTCGTTTTTTTAACAGGGATCATTATTTATAAAAGCCGCTCTGTTAAAACCCAGGACGACTTTGTAGTTGCAGGCAGAGGAGTGCCTGTATATTTGCTGGTAGGCACCCTGGTATGTACATGGATAGGGTCAGGTAGTCTTTTTGGTACGGCAGGCCTCACTTTCCGGTCTGGGTTTTCGGAGCTATGGTTCTCCATGGGGGCCTGGATTGGTATTATCATCATCTACTTCATTGCGGCGCGGATCCGTGCCATTTCAAAATATACACTTACAGACTTGCTGGAGACTCGCTATAACAAGGCTGCACGGCTATTGGGCACTATTACCATCATTGTAGCTTATCTTGTTATTGCGGGTTACCAGTTTAAAGGCGGCGGCCGGTTCATCAATATCCTTACCGAAGGAGCCATTGGTCCGGAGACCGGAACTATGATCACCTGTGTGCTCATCATTTCGTTTACAGCACTTGCCGGTATGGTTTCCATTGTGAGTATTGACATCTTCAATGGCGTTATTATGGTACTGGCAGTAATTGTAGCAGTGCCTCTGGCTATCAGCTCTCACGGAGGCTGGGGCGAGGTGGTCAATACCATAGAGCAGACCCGCCCGGAATACCTATCGTTGACCGAAGGGCATGATTTTACCTGGGCCCTCGGTGTTATATTACCTACATTGATGCTCCTGCTTAGCGAAAGTAGCATTTACCAGAAATTCTCATCAGCTAAAGATGCTAAATCAGCCAAAAAAGCCGTGATAGGAATGTTGTCCGGCGTTGTGATCATTGAGCTGCTGATGTGTACATTGGCAGTGGTAGGGTTTGCCATTTATGCTCACGATCCAAGGTTCTTTTTGAGCGACGGCTCCGTTAACAGGGCGATGTCGGAAGAGATTATACTTAGGATAGGTTATGAACAACTACCGGCCTATGCAGGCTCATTGATATTTGCCGCAGGTGTTGCCATAATCTTATCTACAGGTAATACCTTTTTAATGGTGAGCTCAACAAATGTCACCAGGGATCTTTTACAACCTATCTTTGGCAAGGCAGTGGAAGAAAAGTTTTTGTTAGTGCAGCGAATCGCTATTGTGGTACTGGGTATCTTGGCTTTTGTACTGGTATCTCAGTTTGAGACCATCTTGGAGATGGCCTTTATTTCATATACTATGATTGGTGCCTCCATAGCACCCGTGCTGATGGCATCTTTCTTCTGGAAGAGGGTTACTCCTGCGGGTGGTGTAGCTTCTATTTTAGGTGGTATGATTATACCGGTAATCAATAAGGCTTTGGAATCCCTGGATATGAGCTTCTGGATTTTTCCTATGGATACCGATTATATAGCTATCCCTGCATTGGCCACGTCACTGATCCTGTTAGTTGGGGTAAGTCTGTTGACTAAACCATCGCCTGAGAGTAAATGGAAGCCATTCTTCTCCTGA
- a CDS encoding NUDIX domain-containing protein has product METGVIIARFQTPYLHEGHIDLIQKVKANHNKLIIVLGISPVPGRKNPYDYYTREKMIKKEYNDVVVLPLSDHPSDVVWSENLDNLLSSVFPTEQFKLYGSRDSFIPYYTGRFETVDLPEHGDYNATELRKKYQDQIFDSRDFRAGILYAYHNQFKKVYPTVDVAVFRNNKQEILLGRKANSSKWRLVGGFADPEDENYEVSARRELIEECGQIEVGDMTYETSMKIDDWRYRSDTDKIITLLFSCDLQYGTPTAHDDIAEVKWFKLEGIENLITCGQFSNEHTGLIRFLTNRYAAVLN; this is encoded by the coding sequence ATGGAAACAGGAGTTATAATAGCACGGTTTCAGACACCATACCTTCACGAGGGGCATATTGACCTCATCCAAAAGGTGAAAGCAAATCACAACAAGCTCATCATTGTGCTGGGTATCAGCCCGGTACCTGGGCGAAAAAACCCTTACGATTACTACACCAGGGAGAAGATGATCAAAAAGGAATATAACGATGTGGTGGTACTGCCTTTGAGCGATCACCCCAGCGATGTGGTATGGTCTGAAAACCTGGATAACCTGTTAAGCAGTGTGTTCCCTACGGAACAATTTAAATTGTACGGCAGCCGCGACAGCTTCATACCCTACTACACCGGCAGGTTTGAGACTGTTGACCTTCCAGAGCATGGCGACTATAACGCCACTGAGCTTAGAAAGAAATACCAGGATCAGATCTTTGATTCCAGGGATTTCAGGGCCGGGATCCTTTATGCATACCACAACCAGTTCAAGAAAGTATACCCTACTGTAGATGTGGCCGTATTCAGGAACAACAAGCAGGAGATATTGCTGGGCAGAAAGGCCAACAGCAGCAAATGGAGACTTGTAGGTGGCTTTGCCGATCCGGAAGATGAAAACTATGAGGTATCTGCCCGACGTGAGTTGATCGAAGAGTGCGGACAGATTGAAGTGGGCGACATGACTTATGAGACTTCTATGAAAATAGATGACTGGAGATACCGAAGTGATACGGATAAGATTATAACCCTGCTCTTCAGCTGCGATCTTCAGTATGGTACGCCCACAGCGCATGATGACATCGCCGAAGTAAAATGGTTCAAACTTGAAGGAATAGAAAACCTCATCACCTGTGGACAATTCAGCAATGAACATACAGGGCTGATCAGGTTCCTAACCAACAGATACGCAGCAGTTTTAAATTAA
- a CDS encoding NADAR family protein, with the protein MTEEKFTYFWRTASPFSNWHPCTFEIDGITFNSSEQHMMYHKALLFGDQETATEILKAKSPGKQKALGRKVKNFDQQVWEEQCKSIVYAGNKAKFTQNENLLKRLLKTEDTTIVEASPVDPIWGIGLTEDDPRAKSRHTWLGKNLLGEILTELREELLLNNSLKS; encoded by the coding sequence ATGACAGAAGAAAAATTCACATATTTCTGGAGAACAGCTTCTCCATTTAGTAACTGGCACCCCTGCACTTTTGAGATTGATGGCATCACTTTCAACAGCAGCGAGCAGCACATGATGTATCATAAAGCATTGCTATTCGGTGACCAGGAAACAGCCACGGAAATTTTGAAAGCCAAATCACCGGGTAAGCAAAAGGCCCTCGGCAGGAAGGTCAAAAACTTTGATCAGCAGGTTTGGGAGGAGCAATGCAAAAGTATTGTTTACGCCGGTAACAAGGCCAAATTTACCCAAAATGAAAACCTGCTGAAAAGGTTATTGAAAACGGAAGACACCACCATCGTAGAAGCCAGCCCGGTAGACCCCATCTGGGGAATAGGTCTGACGGAGGACGACCCCAGGGCAAAGTCGCGCCATACATGGCTCGGTAAAAACCTGCTTGGGGAGATCCTCACCGAGCTACGTGAAGAACTGTTACTTAATAATTCACTTAAATCTTAA
- a CDS encoding PhzF family phenazine biosynthesis isomerase — protein sequence MRTVKIFQVDAFTDQKFKGNPAGVVPEADGLTDQEMLDIARELNNSETAFVLKGDQEYDLHIRYFTPQAEVPVCGHATIAAIYVHALQHALPTCTIKIKTQVGILPIHVQEVKGEYEITMEQASPVFESPLDELVTSAIVEALGLNKQIINNHSPNRLNPDLSRLSQLSREISCNGYFVFCITQTSPEYVTYGRMFAPAIGIAEDPVTGNANGPLGAYLIHHHLVKPDGATFQFTATQGNAMQRPGSMKVMVDIVNGKPAKVRIKGTAVIVFSTTLKLD from the coding sequence ATGAGAACAGTCAAGATATTTCAGGTCGATGCCTTTACAGACCAGAAGTTTAAAGGCAACCCGGCAGGAGTAGTGCCTGAGGCTGACGGGCTCACCGACCAGGAAATGCTGGACATAGCGCGGGAGCTGAACAACTCGGAGACAGCTTTTGTACTGAAAGGTGATCAGGAATATGACCTGCATATCAGGTACTTTACACCCCAAGCGGAGGTGCCTGTTTGCGGACATGCCACCATCGCGGCGATTTATGTACATGCACTGCAACATGCCTTGCCTACATGCACGATCAAAATAAAGACACAGGTCGGTATTTTGCCCATTCATGTTCAGGAAGTTAAAGGTGAATATGAGATCACCATGGAGCAGGCTTCACCGGTTTTTGAATCGCCTCTCGATGAATTGGTCACGAGTGCCATAGTTGAGGCATTGGGACTAAACAAGCAGATAATCAACAATCATTCACCCAATAGGTTGAACCCTGATTTGTCCCGGCTTTCACAACTGAGCCGGGAGATCAGTTGCAACGGATATTTTGTGTTTTGCATAACCCAAACCTCACCTGAATATGTTACTTATGGGCGGATGTTTGCCCCGGCCATAGGCATAGCGGAAGACCCGGTAACAGGCAATGCCAATGGCCCTCTGGGGGCTTACCTTATTCACCACCATTTGGTAAAACCTGATGGTGCTACATTTCAGTTTACTGCTACGCAGGGCAACGCCATGCAGCGGCCGGGAAGCATGAAAGTAATGGTAGATATTGTGAATGGTAAACCTGCTAAAGTCAGAATAAAAGGAACGGCAGTTATTGTATTTTCAACCACCCTCAAACTTGATTAA
- a CDS encoding SPFH domain-containing protein translates to MFGIKYIKFDSMTYVIKYKNGKIANEGRGLSFFYFAPNTSITAIPMGSSDVNFIFTETTSDFQQTTIQGQITYKIKDPKQLADLLDFTVNEKGDFKTDDHEKLNARIINEAQTATATFIRKTGLREAINSSSALENTISSGLKASATIASLGIEPLSVNILAVKATPETSRALEAKAREELLKEADLAIYERRNFSVEQERKIKQSELNTEIAIEQKKKEIAETQMEREVAEAQNQRKIREMRVEADISVESKKQDYIDMKVSNEKKTADAKGYAIEAMIKPYRNMDWRLLTAMSQKSDAGSNIALAFRELADNAGKISNLNISPDLLDSLLKHSK, encoded by the coding sequence ATGTTTGGTATAAAATATATAAAATTCGACTCGATGACCTATGTCATCAAATACAAAAATGGTAAAATCGCCAATGAAGGCAGAGGGCTATCTTTCTTCTATTTCGCTCCAAACACCTCTATTACGGCGATTCCGATGGGAAGTAGTGATGTGAATTTCATTTTCACAGAAACTACGTCAGATTTTCAGCAAACAACCATTCAAGGTCAGATTACTTATAAAATTAAAGACCCGAAGCAATTGGCCGACCTGCTAGACTTTACAGTAAATGAAAAAGGCGACTTTAAAACCGATGATCATGAGAAACTCAATGCGAGGATCATCAATGAGGCACAAACTGCCACAGCAACTTTTATCAGAAAAACCGGCTTAAGGGAAGCTATCAATAGCTCTTCTGCTCTTGAAAACACAATCAGCAGTGGCTTGAAGGCTTCTGCAACGATAGCTTCATTGGGTATAGAGCCTTTAAGTGTCAATATACTGGCCGTAAAAGCTACACCGGAAACCAGCAGGGCTTTGGAAGCAAAGGCAAGAGAAGAATTGTTGAAAGAGGCTGATCTGGCTATTTATGAACGAAGGAATTTTTCCGTGGAGCAGGAAAGAAAGATCAAGCAAAGTGAACTGAATACGGAAATTGCCATAGAGCAAAAGAAGAAGGAGATCGCAGAAACTCAAATGGAGCGTGAGGTTGCTGAAGCACAAAACCAGCGAAAGATCAGGGAAATGAGAGTTGAGGCTGATATTTCCGTGGAGTCTAAAAAGCAGGACTATATAGACATGAAGGTGAGCAATGAGAAGAAAACGGCTGATGCCAAAGGCTATGCCATAGAAGCGATGATCAAGCCTTACAGAAATATGGATTGGAGGCTGCTGACGGCGATGTCTCAAAAATCAGATGCCGGGTCAAACATAGCGCTGGCTTTCAGGGAATTGGCTGATAATGCAGGTAAGATCAGCAACCTGAATATTAGCCCTGACCTGCTCGACAGTTTGTTGAAACATTCAAAATAG
- a CDS encoding sigma-70 family RNA polymerase sigma factor has product MEKTEIKNIWEDLHGELYRFIAHKVQGDAAADDILQDVFIKVYLHIDQLNNAGKLTSWVYQITRNTIADYLKQRPEKSNVYNESWPDQEMDDDLYSSLSNCINSKINKLSPADRDVMLLTYFKGYSQKELAAFLDMSYSGAKNKVQRLRSKLKDSILSCENVESDKTGKITDYTGKNI; this is encoded by the coding sequence ATGGAAAAGACCGAGATTAAAAATATTTGGGAGGACCTTCATGGAGAACTCTACCGCTTTATAGCTCATAAAGTGCAGGGCGATGCTGCCGCGGATGATATCCTGCAAGATGTTTTTATCAAAGTATATCTCCATATCGATCAGTTAAACAATGCGGGAAAATTGACCTCCTGGGTTTATCAGATTACCAGAAATACCATAGCTGATTACCTTAAGCAGAGGCCTGAGAAAAGCAATGTGTATAACGAAAGCTGGCCTGACCAGGAAATGGATGACGACCTGTACAGCTCTCTAAGCAATTGCATCAATAGTAAAATCAACAAGCTTTCCCCGGCCGACAGAGATGTGATGTTGCTTACCTATTTCAAAGGGTACAGTCAAAAGGAGTTGGCAGCATTTCTTGACATGTCATATTCGGGAGCTAAAAACAAAGTGCAGCGGCTCCGGTCAAAGCTTAAAGATTCAATCCTTAGCTGTGAAAATGTCGAATCTGACAAAACAGGGAAGATCACAGATTACACTGGAAAAAATATTTAA
- a CDS encoding NUDIX hydrolase → MSLDQDIKLAVDAVVFGYTSKEGLSVLLIKRDIQPYQGMWALPGGLVKNNESLEEAVQRELKEETGISINYLEQLYSFGNPDRDPRNRVVSITYYGLVKPDAFELHASTDASDVAWFNVKKLPPLAFDHKRILDVAIQRLKGKITYEPIGFELLEKKFPFSELEKLYRTVLDRSVDRRNFKKKILKFGFLEETDEKQNMTGAGRPGNLFRFNEKKYFELKKKGITFEI, encoded by the coding sequence ATGAGCCTCGATCAGGATATTAAATTAGCAGTAGATGCAGTAGTTTTTGGATATACCTCAAAAGAGGGTTTATCCGTGCTGCTGATCAAACGGGATATTCAGCCCTATCAGGGGATGTGGGCATTGCCCGGCGGTTTGGTGAAAAATAATGAATCGCTGGAAGAGGCAGTACAGCGGGAGCTTAAAGAAGAAACCGGCATTTCGATCAACTACCTGGAGCAGCTCTACAGCTTTGGCAACCCTGATCGTGACCCGAGAAACAGGGTGGTTTCGATAACCTATTACGGACTGGTAAAGCCTGACGCATTTGAGCTCCACGCCAGCACCGATGCCAGCGATGTGGCCTGGTTTAATGTAAAGAAACTCCCTCCACTGGCTTTTGACCACAAGCGCATCCTCGATGTAGCCATACAAAGACTCAAGGGCAAGATCACTTACGAACCCATTGGCTTTGAATTGCTTGAAAAGAAATTTCCTTTCTCAGAACTTGAAAAGCTCTACCGGACAGTACTCGACCGATCTGTAGACCGGAGAAACTTCAAAAAGAAAATCTTAAAATTCGGCTTCCTCGAAGAAACGGACGAAAAACAAAACATGACCGGCGCCGGCCGCCCCGGGAATCTGTTCCGATTCAATGAGAAGAAATATTTCGAGCTGAAGAAAAAGGGGATAACTTTTGAGATTTAA
- a CDS encoding PhzF family phenazine biosynthesis protein: MKNIDVHIINAFEYQNNGGNPAGVVLNADGLTAKQKLEIAGQVGLSETAFVSASAMADYKLDFFTPTKQIAHCGHATIATFTYLKQEGKIKGDSSSKETVDGVRQIYFEGASAFMEQDAPKYIPVLPEDKESTLLALGLDKQDLLPGFDIEIVNTGNSFLIVPVKSENVLKSLSPRQEVIESLSEKYGLIGFYVYSPSEDSAAHATSRMFAPFYGIEEEAATGMAAGPLACYLHHYGAVQAEEVVISQGKHMTPLRQA, translated from the coding sequence ATGAAAAATATTGATGTACACATTATTAATGCTTTTGAATACCAAAATAATGGCGGCAATCCGGCGGGAGTCGTACTAAATGCTGATGGCCTTACCGCCAAGCAAAAACTGGAAATAGCCGGGCAGGTTGGTCTCTCTGAGACAGCGTTTGTGTCTGCATCTGCCATGGCCGATTATAAGCTGGATTTTTTCACGCCGACTAAACAGATAGCACATTGTGGACACGCGACCATTGCTACTTTTACCTATTTGAAACAGGAGGGAAAAATAAAAGGAGATTCATCCTCGAAAGAAACAGTGGATGGAGTAAGGCAGATTTACTTTGAAGGAGCCAGTGCCTTTATGGAGCAGGATGCCCCGAAATATATTCCTGTTTTGCCGGAAGATAAGGAAAGCACCCTTTTAGCATTAGGCTTGGACAAACAGGATCTGCTACCTGGCTTCGATATCGAAATTGTGAACACAGGCAATTCTTTTCTGATTGTGCCTGTAAAGAGTGAGAATGTACTTAAAAGCTTATCACCCAGGCAAGAGGTCATAGAAAGTCTTTCTGAAAAGTACGGGCTTATCGGTTTCTATGTTTACAGCCCTTCTGAGGACTCAGCAGCACATGCCACTTCGAGAATGTTCGCTCCATTTTACGGCATTGAGGAAGAAGCTGCCACCGGCATGGCGGCCGGCCCGCTTGCCTGCTATCTTCATCACTATGGTGCGGTGCAGGCAGAAGAGGTGGTTATCTCTCAGGGAAAGCACATGACTCCCCTTCGCCAAGCATGA
- a CDS encoding pyridoxal phosphate-dependent decarboxylase family protein, with protein sequence MDATLNNDLKTLNNLLEAALDEGLLYLNDIDNLPTSVSVKDTEGIGLLMEGQGGASALAEFKKRYSNLMVSSTGPRYFGFVTGGATPAALMGDILATIYDQNTQTTKGHGDVSAIVEFEAIHMLLDFFGLPKEAYLGGFVTGATMSNFTCLGVARQWLGKEKGIDVAKNGVSGNFKILSAVPHSSSIKALSMLGLGSSNIIKIDTVDPLREAIDINKLEKEIMTLEGTPFILISSGGTVNTVDFDDMQAIANLKKKYNFWWHVDAAFGGFAALSPDYAHLLKGWEDADSITIDAHKWLNVPYENAFFFVREEHKMLQVETFQNSNAPYLGDPMENFNYLNFLPENSRRFRALPAWFTLKAYGKLGYREIVERNIRLARQLGDFIVSSEFFELLAPVRLNTVCFTLKDGLDPHRTQAFLDALNDSGKVFMTPTVYNGRKGVRAALVNWRTSEADIRIVKDEMLIGVNKIATVWF encoded by the coding sequence ATGGATGCGACACTTAACAATGATTTAAAGACTCTGAACAACCTGCTGGAAGCGGCACTTGACGAAGGCCTGTTATATTTGAATGATATTGATAACCTGCCCACTTCAGTATCAGTTAAAGATACTGAGGGGATCGGTTTGCTCATGGAAGGCCAGGGAGGAGCCTCTGCCCTTGCAGAATTTAAAAAGCGGTACAGCAACCTGATGGTGTCGTCTACAGGACCCCGCTATTTCGGGTTTGTAACCGGAGGAGCGACCCCGGCGGCACTAATGGGTGATATACTAGCCACCATTTATGATCAAAATACGCAGACCACGAAAGGTCATGGTGATGTTTCTGCCATAGTTGAGTTTGAAGCCATACACATGCTCCTCGACTTTTTCGGTTTACCCAAAGAGGCATACCTAGGAGGATTTGTAACCGGCGCTACCATGTCTAATTTTACCTGTTTGGGCGTAGCACGGCAATGGCTGGGAAAAGAGAAAGGAATAGATGTGGCCAAAAACGGAGTGAGTGGTAATTTTAAAATACTTTCTGCAGTACCCCATTCGTCTTCCATAAAAGCTTTGTCCATGCTGGGGCTGGGCAGTAGCAATATAATAAAAATCGATACGGTTGACCCTTTGCGGGAAGCCATAGATATTAATAAACTGGAAAAGGAAATAATGACTCTTGAAGGGACGCCCTTCATCCTGATCTCGAGCGGCGGCACTGTTAACACGGTTGATTTTGATGATATGCAGGCTATTGCCAACCTCAAAAAGAAATATAATTTCTGGTGGCATGTAGATGCCGCATTTGGTGGTTTTGCAGCGCTTTCGCCCGACTATGCTCATTTGCTTAAAGGTTGGGAAGATGCGGACAGCATTACCATCGATGCTCACAAATGGCTGAATGTGCCTTATGAAAATGCTTTTTTCTTCGTTAGGGAAGAGCACAAGATGCTACAGGTAGAAACTTTCCAAAACTCCAATGCTCCCTATCTGGGTGATCCTATGGAAAATTTCAATTACCTCAATTTCCTGCCCGAAAACTCCAGAAGGTTCAGGGCATTGCCTGCATGGTTTACCTTAAAGGCCTATGGAAAGCTGGGATACCGGGAGATAGTGGAAAGGAATATCAGGCTGGCCCGGCAGTTAGGCGATTTTATTGTCAGTAGCGAATTCTTTGAGCTTTTGGCACCAGTGAGGCTAAATACGGTATGTTTTACTCTCAAAGATGGCCTTGATCCGCACCGCACCCAGGCTTTTCTCGATGCACTAAATGACAGTGGTAAAGTGTTTATGACGCCAACAGTTTACAATGGAAGAAAAGGAGTAAGGGCAGCACTGGTCAACTGGAGAACCTCTGAAGCGGATATTAGAATTGTGAAGGATGAGATGTTGATCGGGGTGAATAAGATTGCTACGGTGTGGTTTTGA
- a CDS encoding nicotinate phosphoribosyltransferase, with protein sequence MKRNNLILLADAYKYSHHKLYYPGTTKVYSYLESRGGKFDNTVFYGLQYFIKEYLEGKAFTQEDLDQAEPFLKQVFGRDDVFDKSKFQYILDKYDGKLPVKIKAVPEGTAVPTQNVLMTIENTDPECFWLTNFLETLLMQIWYPTTVATLSREVKKVVTQYFEETAAEGAEAGIEFVLNDFGFRGVSSVESAGLGGSAHLINFQGSDTLAGSVLAQQYYNTSEVYGKSIPATEHSICTLLGKDGELDVFKHVLNTFPTGLVACVSDSYNIFKACEEYWGENLKAQVLDREGVLVIRPDSGDPVMTLLSVFNILFDKFGYTVNEKGYKVLPPQVRVIQGDGVNYDAIKDMYRALKANGISAENLVLGMGGALLQKVDRDTQKFALKCSYAQVNGKDVVVQKSPTEMDAEGNITGSFKKSKGGRLKLIRVDETYETVLEHDFPKLKDEMVTIFENGKLIQEWTFEALRDKAKININEKQLVG encoded by the coding sequence ATGAAACGCAATAACTTAATCCTCCTCGCAGATGCTTACAAGTATTCTCACCACAAACTGTACTACCCGGGTACTACCAAAGTATACAGCTACCTCGAAAGCCGCGGTGGTAAATTTGACAATACTGTTTTCTATGGCCTGCAGTACTTCATTAAAGAATATCTGGAAGGCAAAGCTTTCACTCAGGAAGACCTTGACCAGGCTGAGCCATTTTTGAAACAGGTTTTCGGACGGGACGATGTGTTTGACAAAAGCAAGTTCCAATACATCCTGGACAAGTATGACGGCAAGCTCCCTGTTAAGATCAAGGCTGTACCGGAAGGAACTGCAGTGCCCACTCAAAATGTGCTGATGACCATAGAAAATACCGATCCTGAGTGCTTTTGGTTAACCAACTTTCTGGAGACTTTGCTTATGCAGATCTGGTACCCTACCACGGTTGCTACGCTAAGCAGAGAGGTAAAAAAGGTGGTAACCCAATACTTTGAGGAAACCGCTGCCGAAGGGGCTGAAGCAGGTATCGAGTTTGTGCTTAACGACTTCGGGTTCCGCGGCGTGAGCAGTGTGGAAAGTGCAGGCCTTGGCGGAAGCGCTCACCTGATCAACTTTCAGGGCAGCGATACCCTGGCAGGATCTGTACTGGCGCAGCAGTACTACAACACCAGCGAAGTGTATGGCAAAAGCATACCTGCAACAGAACACAGTATATGCACACTTTTAGGTAAAGATGGTGAACTTGATGTATTTAAACACGTACTCAACACTTTCCCTACCGGCCTGGTGGCTTGTGTATCTGACAGCTACAACATTTTCAAAGCCTGTGAAGAGTATTGGGGAGAAAACCTGAAAGCCCAGGTACTCGACAGAGAGGGTGTACTGGTTATACGCCCCGACAGTGGCGATCCTGTAATGACTTTGCTCAGTGTATTCAACATACTTTTTGACAAATTCGGTTACACGGTCAATGAAAAAGGTTATAAAGTATTGCCTCCACAAGTGCGTGTCATTCAGGGTGATGGTGTAAATTATGACGCCATTAAGGACATGTACCGAGCCTTGAAGGCCAATGGCATCAGCGCTGAAAACCTGGTGTTGGGCATGGGCGGGGCACTGCTACAAAAAGTTGACCGCGATACGCAAAAGTTTGCCTTGAAATGCAGCTATGCCCAGGTCAACGGTAAAGATGTGGTAGTACAAAAAAGCCCTACCGAAATGGATGCCGAGGGCAACATTACCGGAAGCTTTAAGAAAAGTAAAGGCGGAAGGCTGAAGCTGATCAGGGTGGATGAAACCTATGAAACGGTACTGGAACATGACTTTCCTAAGCTGAAAGATGAGATGGTGACAATTTTTGAGAATGGTAAACTCATTCAGGAATGGACTTTTGAAGCGTTGCGAGACAAAGCAAAGATTAATATAAACGAAAAACAATTAGTAGGATGA
- a CDS encoding sugar kinase: MDFERIVLVKNKTRLEKLVERFNTKPQAKFYIEHSGGDFEDYEQEHNTFYNSLLTVQRTVTRQLKTTVLEKDFLPSYIFTDTDLIVVLGQDGLVANTAKYVGSNPILAINPDPERNSGVLLPFNVGNYQDGLAQSLRGNVGIKKVTLAEAELNDGQKLLAFNDFFIGKANHTSARYRITFGDQTETQSSSGLIVSTGAGSTGWLSSVFNEYNGLSQFFGTGSSSYSYEMQWDDDRLCFIVREPYRSPSTSSKLVVGAVNKQIKLTIESQMPENGVIFSDGVLEDYLEFNSGRKVSIGTASEKACLISR, from the coding sequence ATGGATTTTGAAAGGATCGTTCTGGTGAAGAACAAGACCAGGCTGGAAAAGCTGGTAGAAAGGTTTAACACAAAACCGCAGGCTAAATTTTACATTGAGCATAGTGGTGGTGATTTTGAAGACTATGAGCAGGAGCATAATACCTTTTATAACAGTCTGCTTACGGTACAACGAACGGTAACCAGGCAACTGAAAACCACAGTGCTGGAAAAGGATTTTCTGCCTTCATACATTTTTACGGATACTGATCTCATAGTAGTACTGGGACAGGATGGCCTGGTCGCCAACACAGCTAAATATGTCGGCTCCAATCCTATCCTGGCCATCAACCCTGACCCTGAGAGGAATAGCGGAGTGTTGCTACCTTTTAATGTTGGCAACTATCAGGACGGGTTGGCCCAATCTCTGAGAGGGAATGTCGGGATCAAAAAAGTAACACTGGCAGAGGCCGAGCTTAATGATGGTCAAAAGTTATTGGCTTTTAATGATTTCTTTATCGGCAAAGCCAACCACACATCCGCCCGATACAGGATCACGTTCGGTGACCAAACCGAGACACAATCTTCCAGCGGACTGATTGTATCTACAGGTGCAGGTTCTACGGGTTGGTTGAGTTCGGTTTTTAATGAGTACAATGGCCTGTCCCAATTTTTTGGGACAGGCTCATCCTCTTATTCCTATGAAATGCAATGGGATGATGACCGCCTGTGCTTTATAGTCCGGGAGCCTTACCGAAGCCCAAGCACAAGCTCGAAGTTAGTAGTAGGTGCGGTAAATAAGCAGATCAAGCTAACAATAGAATCACAAATGCCGGAAAATGGAGTGATCTTCAGTGATGGGGTTTTGGAAGATTATCTCGAATTTAATTCGGGACGCAAAGTGAGCATTGGTACAGCTTCAGAAAAGGCGTGTTTGATAAGCAGGTGA